ttgaaatgaatgataacattgcatttgctttccagcTGCTAACTGAAactgtatgttaaccttaagacaATCCTGAATTAGTGCTCTAAAGTCCCTTTTTTAAAGGTTTCTGAAGTCTTTTCCTATTTAGTCTATTTAGGAATAGAGTctattcctctattcttcctaccaaggtgcatgacctcacattttcctacattgtattccatctgccactcctttctCCACTCTccttgcctgtccaaatccttctgcagcctccctgtctcctcaacactacctgctcctccatctatctttgtgtcatctgcaaactcagtaccaatgccctcagttccttcatccagattgctaatgtacaacatgaatagttgtggtcccaatgaTGACCCCtgtagaactccactagtcaccggctgccatcttgTAAATGATTTCTTTATCccgactctctgctttctgccagtcagccaaccctctctccatgccagtaccttgtccccaacaccatgggctcttatcttattttgcagccacctgtgcagcaccttgtcaaaggacttTTGGAAACccaaaatagatcacatccattgtctctcctttgtctaacctgcttgttacttactcaaagaattctaataggtttgtcaggcatgacctcccttgacaaagctgtgctgactcccCCCTgctttaccatgcacttccaaccTCTCCGAAATCTCATTATTAGTAATAATgagcaggtcatttgacccagCTGTCTGCACTAGCATTTCTATTCTACACCAACCTCCTCTCACACCATCACATCCACCTCTATCAGCACAATCTTGAATTCTGTTCACCCTCCTGTATTTATGTAGCTTCCTCTTAAATTCATAGTGCACTGGGACATAGATTAGAAATGACAGTCACTTATGGAGTGAATGTTCCTGGAGATGCTCCTGACTGTAGGGAATATAGATCATAGAACTGTGTATTCCGTCTAAAGACAACAGGTGGAAAATGGTGTGTGGTTACGGGGCTGCTCATGTCTAACATATTCACAAGCTCCAAACGTGGTGTTTCTGAAATATTACCTTAATATTgacagaaaaatattttcttgttctggctccatctgtttggtcactgAAGATAGGTTTTTAGGAGGaggacagagagatggagaggttttggaagggaattccagagttccTGGTCAAGGAAAGCATGGCCATCAGGTGTTGGAGCTGGGGATGAGCACGGAGCGGGATCCAATGTGGAAGGGTTAATGatctggaggatgttacagagatagagagggacaaGGTCAGTTGGAACATAAGAATGAGAATATAAAAACTGAACCATTATTGGAACTGGGGGTCAAGTAAGTCAGTGAGCACAAAGGCGATGGGACATAGTACAAGACAGGATAGGGatggcagagttttggatgagctaaCGTTTTTAGGTGATGTTGGTTTCAGACCCATTTACTTTAAGCTGAGTAGCCCCAGACTAAAACGCAGATAGAGGAAAGACACAAAGCTTGATTGCTTGGTGCCAGCTGCAATTGTcttaacaggtttattcagatTTTCTGAttacttttattcattcaatgGGATGTGGTTGTCATTGGCCtagccaccatttattgcccatctgtaattgcctttgaactgagcaTCATGCTCAgccctttcagagggcagttaggagtcaccCACGttgctgtggagtcacatgtaggccagagcaggtaaggacagcagatttccttccctgaaggacattagtgaacttgaTTCACAATAACAAACCCTACAAGATTGCCCGGCATCCAGCATTTAATTCCATAAATTTATCAaagtcaaatttcaccatggtgggattcaaacccatattcCTACAACATTAGCCTTGGCCTCTGGAATGCTAGTCCATTAGTACATTATCACCACAACACCACCATCACACAGAGAATAGGCTACTTTCAGAAGCCTCTGAAAACCCCTCAACACAGACTGTTAAAGTTCCATTATATTGTGATCTGTTCTAGACCCTGGTGGGATTTTCCAAGCCTGGAGGTGCAATTGCAAAGATGTAGACTTCTCCTGAAGGAGTTCATCACTCACCAAATGATCATGGCACTCCTTTCGTGCCATTGTTGGTGGTCACACTTTGCCCAAACCTCTCTGCTGCTTTATCTCCCTCTTGTCCTTTCATTAAAGCTTACCTCTTTAAGCCAAGTTTAAGAACATAAGGGATAGAAGcatgggtaggccattcagcccctcaagcttgtttTGCTAATTCAAAAACCGACCACTCTTGACTGAACTTCCCCAGATCTCAACTTCTCTTTCATGCCAGTCCCTCATTACcctcaacatttcaaaaatgcatcTACCTCCTCTTTGCGCACTTTCTGtgatccagcctccacaactcttggggatagagaattccagatatgTACTACCCTCTagaatgctttggaaagggttcagtggagatttactcagatgttgcccggtatgaagggaaggacttatgaggaaaggttgagggacttgaggctgtttttgctagagagaagaaggttgagaggtgacttaattgagacatataagataatcagagggttagatagggtggacagcgagagcctttttccttggatggtgatggctagcacaaggggacgtagcgttaaattgaggggtgatagatataggacagatgtcagaggtagtttctttactcagagagtagtaggccgtggaacgccctgcctgcaacagtcgtagactcaccaactttaagggcattggaAAGGTCatttgataaacatatggatgaacatGGAATAATGTAGAAAAGGTGGGCTTCAGATCGATTTCACAAATTGgcacatcgagggccgaagggcctgtactgcgctgtaatgttctatgttctaatgtcttGTTTTGATCCATGCTCCAAATATCATTGGGTTGTCTTGCAATCTTTTGATGATGGTGATGTTTCTGAATCATGTAAATGGAAATGGATGTCACAAAGTGAAATGTTCCCTCTCATTTCCAGCGGTTAATCATGGAGCTACAATCCAGCCAGATGATAAGAAGTGCTTAACTAATCCTGATCACCCAGACTGCCAGCAGCCTCAAAACAATGCACCATCAGATCAAAGTAAGTCAATCTCAGCAGAATGGCCTGTATTCCTCTGCTGTTTGAGATACACCGGTTTCTATTTGTCATCTCAGACTAGTTATTCCCCAGATGTTTCAACCCTTTAAGATTTGTAACATTATTTGGATCATTGTAAGAAATCAAAGGTTACCTGGTCTTTTAAAGTTAATTCACCCAAAGGTGATTTTGCCAATATTTACCTCACATTGTTTAGATCTATTTTTGAATCCATTACATCTCATCTCTTCATATCCCAAATAAAGTAAACATCCATCTTTTGCAGTCATGACACAGAGCTCACTGCAAATGTTTggaactgcatcactcctgaagATTCCCTTGCTAAAGTCTTTGTGTAAGATCATTAAAGAGGGGcactccctccactccctccacccacaACGcgctgtaccatctacaagatgctctacagaaattcatcaaggctcctcagacagcaccttccaatcccacgaccacttgcatctagaaggacgagggcagcagatacatggaaacaccaccctctacaagttcccctccaagccactcaccatcctaacttggaagtatatcatcgtgccttcactgtcactgggtcagaatcctggaattccctccctaagggcattgtgggtctacctacagcacatggactgcagcgggtcaagaaggcagctcacccccaccttctcaaggggcaactagggataggcaataaacctGGTCCCCATCAGCGATGCCCggatctcatgaatgaataaaacaaaaacatcacTTATCTATAACAAGGAAAACAATGACCCTAATGTGTATCCCATTGCATACACACTGCTGTTAATAATATTTCAATTCACTCCCATTCACCAATTCCTATCCTTTCACCAATGCCTGTTATTTTAATACTTAATTGCTTCTATTCTCCAAATAATCTAATATGAGTTACTTTACaaaaaccttttgaaagttccagatacacaacatctacaGCCATACCTTCATCGATTCTCTCTATTCCTTCATTGCATTGTTGACACAATCCACTACTGCCcgcatagaattatagagtcatagagatatacagcatggaaacagatccttcggtccaacttgtccataccgaccagatatcctaattaagctagtcccatttgccagcgtttggcccatatcactctaaacccttcctattcaggtggTTTACAATGTGAAACAGTATTATTTGTGATGTACATTGGTTTCAAATGTAATTCTTTCTAACTGTTATTTTCCATAGGAATAGAAAAAGGAAACAGCTTTTTAGATTCACTTCGATCAAGGTCCCGTCGTTGTCCATTTGGCACATCGTTTTACACAAGCCAAAAGCGTGGAATGCACCAAGGATCTTCTAATAGCAAAGGACTGTCCAATTTCTATGATTCTCTAACTGGACCAAAAGGTTGGGAATGGTTGTTTGGCAGTGATGTTTATGGCAAGGGTCAaggaacaaaaggcagtggaagtggACAAAATGGTAACAGTCAGGGAGGAAACAGCAATGGCAATAGTCAAAATGGGAATGGTCAAGGGTCAGGTGGTTATGGCAATAGCCAAAATGGGAATGGTCAAGGATCAGGTGGTTATGGCAATAGCCAAAATGGGAATGGTCAAGGGTCAGGTGGCTATGGAAATAGCCAAAATGGGAATGGTCAAGGGTCAGGTGGTTATGGTAATAGTCAAAATAGTCAGGggtcaaacaacaatgagaatgAAGAAGATGAGGGTAGTCAGGGATCAAACAATAATGGGAATGATGAAGATGAGGATAGTGAGGAATCAAACAGCAATGGATATGATGAAGATGAATATAATGAAGGATCAAACAGCAATGGGAATGGTCAAAATAGTCAGGGATCAAATGGGAATGGGCAAAATAGTCAGGGATCAAATAGCAATGGGAATGGGCAAAATAGTCAGGGATCAAATGGCAATGGGAATGGACAAAATGGAAATGGTCAGGGAGGAAACAACAATGGATATGATGAGGATGAATATAATGAGGGGCTAAACAACAATGGGAATGGCCAAAATGGAAATGGTCAGGGGTCAAATGGCAATGGATATGGCCAAAATGGTCAGGGATCAAATGGCAATGGGTATGGCCAAAATGGTCAAGGGTCAAATGGCAATGGGTATGGCCAAAGTGGACAAGGGTCAAATGGCTATGGGTATGGTCAAAATGGTCAGGGATCAAATGGCAATGGGTATGATCAGTATGGAAATGGTCAAGGGTCAAACAGCAATGGGAATGGTCAAAATGGGCAAGGGTCAAATGGAAATGGTTATGGTCAAAATGGTCAGGGATCAAATGGCAATGGGTATGATCAATATGGAAATGGTCAAGGGTCAAACAACAATGGGTACAGTCAAAATGGGCAAGGGTCAAATGGAAATGGGTATGGTCAAAATGGGCAAGGGTCAAATGGCTATGGATATGATCAATATGGAAATGGTCAAGGATCAAACAGCAATGGGTACAGTCAAAATGGTCAGGGGTCAAATGGAAATGGGTATGGTCAAAATGGTCAGGGGTCAAATGGCAATGGGTATGATCAATATGGAAATGGTCAAGGGTCAAACAGCAATGGGTACAATCAAAATGGGCAAGGGTCAAATGGAAATGGGTATGGTCAAAATGGAAATGGGTATGGTCAAAATGGGAATGGGTATGGTCAAAATGGTCAGGGATCAAATGGCTATGGATATGACCAGTATGGGAATGGTCAATCATCATATAATAATGGGAATGGCCAAAACGGAAATGGCCAGGGGTCAAATGGAAATGGCAATGGTCAAAGTGGACAAGGATCAAATGGCAATGGGTATGATCAATATGGAAATGGTCAAGGGTCAAACAACAATGGATATAGCCAAAATGGTCAAGGGTCAAATGGCAATGGGTATGGCCAAAATGGTCAGGGATCAGGAAACAATGGGTATGGCCAAAATGGTCAGGGGTCAAATGGCAATGGGTATGGTCAAAATGGTCAAGGGTCAGGCAACAATGGGTATGATCATTATGGGAATAGTCAAGGGTCAAATGGCAATGGGTATGGCCAAAATGGTCAAGGATCAAATGGCAATGGGTATGGCCAAAATGGTCAGGGATCAGATGGGAATGGATATGGCCAAAATGGTCAGGGGTCAAATGGCAATGGGTATGATCATTATGGGAGTAGTCAAGGGTCAAATGGCAATGGGTATGGCCAAAATGGTCAAGGATCAAATGGCAATGGGTATGGCCAAAATGGTCAGGGATCAAATGGGAATGGATATGGCCAAAATGGTCAAGGGTCAAATGGCAATGGACATGGTCAAAATGGTCAAGGGTCAGGCAACAATGGGAATGATCAATATGGGAATGGCCAAGGGTCAGGCAACAATATGGTCGAATCACATGGTAGTAACAAATTGGCTAGGTCTGTAGCTGCTAAAAACTCACATAAAAGGCACTATATGAAAAGGGAAGTATCAAATCAAGATAATATCTCTGCCATTAAAAAACTGTACTATCACAGACTACGCCCACGTTACAGATACAGCCTAATTGGACAAAAAACTAACAAAccataaaataaaattgaattcatGTGATCAACTAGCTCCTTAAGTTAGATCCTATCTGTTTATCTGATAATCTAAATGCAAGATGTTTCTATCTGATTTTGTTGTCTTCACTGATAACTATCTGAGAAGAAAGTGTTTATGTTGGAAGGCACCTTAAGAGGATTAGAAAATGCATGCCAGTCAAACTGAGATCAGTACTTTACGTGAAAGCAAAATTCTGCATTATTTTCTCATATtatcattgtgtaattttgtttacaaacctcctctgaatcttcAGGATATCCTCTGGGCCAGTACCTGAATTGTTATTGATTTGAGCAGTTGTTGAAAACTGCTCATGTAAACTTcaataatttaatatttaaatgcaaattctcATTTGAACCAGAATCAATCGGGGGCTCAGCAATATCAGCTTTAATTCAGTCCTGCAACCAACATGGCCAAACTCAGAGAAGTTAAGTTATACAAATGCATTTTCACAATTATCCCGCTGATTGGGCCACCTAACTCAACCTACTCAATCATATTTATCCCAGGTAGCTGCAAAAATCATACTAATAACAGTTATGTTTTATTCATTTTCGAATCTACCTGTTCAGAGGTGCTCTGACATATCTCGCGACCATGTGGGAAttcaacccaggcctcctggctcagagatagaaaGGATTAATTTTTATTAGAACTGGCATGATTGAGGTATTAACCAACTTAACCAAATGAATTTGCTCCATGTGAATGGAATTTGGTTCTACAAGGTCACGATTAGTTGgctctggttcaaatcccacttgctccagaggtgtgggtaataacatctctgaacaggtcaacTAGAAAAATaggttgcattttttaaaaactcagacCACTGCAGGGTGGGGAGTTGGTGCTCTCTTATatcacagtggtagtgttccctgCCCCTAGACAGAGatgtccaggttcaagtcccacctactctgcAGGTTTTTAATAACATCTCTTAaacagattaattttaaaaaaaggtccaaTCCTGATAATGTGGGCAATAACTTTATACTCTGTTATCTGGCTCAGGATCTTGGCAAGTCTGCAAATACTTTAAAATGTGGTATATTATTAATACCATGTTGAAAGATTGATCCTCAAGGCAATTATCATTCAGGTGGTAAAGGATTGTCTGTATGAATTGATAGTCACATCTTACATTTGCAAGTCGTACATTCTGCAACATTGAGCAATCATTTCAGACTCGGTCTCCAGGTAAAAGCATATTCAGTTTTACAAGTGAGAAAATAACTTTTCTGAGAAACAATTTCAATGTCAACAGATTTAGTTTGTAAAAATACATTCAGCTTTCAGTGAAGTTGTCTCAAAGTTGACCAGTAGTTATCATCTGTGTTTATAGTAATCTTTGGGTATTTGTTGTTCTCCTGTGGGATTAACAATCCTTTCTGAATTTAACTCCTATCTTAAAAGTAAAGAGATTTAATAACAACTCTCAAAAAGGGAATATGAGATACAATCTCAGTCTATGTAGAAAAATAAGAGAAGTGGGACCAATTGGGTAATTCCTGCAAAGAGCCAGCACAAGcataatggattgaatggccactttctgcaaTATATGATTCCGTGTTAAAGTGTGATATAGGATAGAATCTATTGCCATGACACAGAAGTTAAAGAATGTCAAGTTTTATACAGGCTGGCTGACTGCTGGGATTTGGTTGTTCGGTTGGTTGGAGGATTCCATTGACACAAACTGATggtctttcttttcctttcacacCTTAACCCACAATGTCATTTAATGTAAAGATAAAATGTCTGTAATGTCTCTTGGTTTCCTTCATACTGTTGCCAGTGACTGCCCTGGATACTTACACTGTTGTCTCCATATCACACCAATAAAGGTTTCTGTAATCTCAGTTATGGTTTTCTGTCGAGTGTCTGTGTTATTGGAATCATCATTTTGAAGACATGCAACACAACCTGGTCTACGTTATCAATCTAAGGATTGCATTATTTTAAGGAGCTagttcatcatcaccttctccaggacaaacAGATGTACACTAGGCAGTGCCACCTCTGAACTGTGGATTCTGCCACACCCATTCCTCTCACCCTTTCAGCTGAACTTCTATTCCTTTCTGCctcatcagtgctgggtcctctactttttgtcatttatataaatgctttggatgtgagcttaagaggtatagttagtaagtttgcagataacaccaaaattggaggtgtagtggacagtgaggaaggttaccttggattacaatgggatcttcatcagatgagccattgggctgaggagtgNNNNNNNNNNNNNNNNNNNNNNNNNNNNNNNNNNNNNNNNNtgaggggtgaccttatagaggtttataaaatcatgagggtcatggatagggtaaatagacaaggtttcttccctgaggtgggagagtccagaactagagggcataggtttagggttgggtaaagatttaaaagggacctaagcggcaactttgtcatgcagagagtggtgcgtgtatggaatgagctgccagaggaagtggtgaagctggtacaattacaacattgtgggtatatgaataggaagggtttggagggatatgggccaggtttggttgggctatctggtcggcatggacaagttggaccgaagggtctgtttccgtgctgtacatctctatgactctatgagtgcacTTAATGGCCTCTCCCTTATTGTATTGACACAATTCCCCTTGACCATTCCTCATGGGAGtgagttccatattctcaccactctctgggcaaaaAAACATTCTatctgaatccctacagtacttGTCAATAActatcatttttctttttattcacttgtggaatgtggacATTACagactggcccagcatttattgcccatccctaatttccccttGAAAAGgcaggggtgagctgccttcttgagccactgcagaccatgtgctgtaggtagacctgcAAATTAGGTAAGATGGTCTGTTCAAGCAGACTCTTTATCTGCCCCTCTCCACTACCACTTGCAACATTGCTTTGTTCACAGTTCAGGAACTTGACCATAATAGGACAGATTAATTTTATGATTTTAAGTGATTCCACTGAGTGAAATTAA
The nucleotide sequence above comes from Chiloscyllium plagiosum isolate BGI_BamShark_2017 chromosome 32, ASM401019v2, whole genome shotgun sequence. Encoded proteins:
- the LOC122539296 gene encoding glycine-rich cell wall structural protein 1.8-like isoform X1; the encoded protein is MLRKAVILAFCTIIALQLPTTSAVNHGATIQPDDKKCLTNPDHPDCQQPQNNAPSDQRIEKGNSFLDSLRSRSRRCPFGTSFYTSQKRGMHQGSSNSKGLSNFYDSLTGPKGWEWLFGSDVYGKGQGTKGSGSGQNGNSQGGNSNGNSQNGNGQGSGGYGNSQNGNGQGSGGYGNSQNGNGQGSGGYGNSQNGNGQGSGGYGNSQNSQGSNNNENEEDEGSQGSNNNGNDEDEDSEESNSNGYDEDEYNEGSNSNGNGQNSQGSNGNGQNSQGSNSNGNGQNSQGSNGNGNGQNGNGQGGNNNGYDEDEYNEGLNNNGNGQNGNGQGSNGNGYGQNGQGSNGNGYGQNGQGSNGNGYGQSGQGSNGYGYGQNGQGSNGNGYDQYGNGQGSNSNGNGQNGQGSNGNGYGQNGQGSNGNGYDQYGNGQGSNNNGYSQNGQGSNGNGYGQNGQGSNGYGYDQYGNGQGSNSNGYSQNGQGSNGNGYGQNGQGSNGNGYDQYGNGQGSNSNGYNQNGQGSNGNGYGQNGNGYGQNGNGYGQNGQGSNGYGYDQYGNGQSSYNNGNGQNGNGQGSNGNGNGQSGQGSNGNGYDQYGNGQGSNNNGYSQNGQGSNGNGYGQNGQGSGNNGYGQNGQGSNGNGYGQNGQGSGNNGYDHYGNSQGSNGNGYGQNGQGSNGNGYGQNGQGSDGNGYGQNGQGSNGNGYDHYGSSQGSNGNGYGQNGQGSNGNGYGQNGQGSNGNGYGQNGQGSNGNGHGQNGQGSGNNGNDQYGNGQGSGNNMVESHGSNKLARSVAAKNSHKRHYMKREVSNQDNISAIKKLYYHRLRPRYRYSLIGQKTNKP
- the LOC122539296 gene encoding glycine-rich cell wall structural protein 1.8-like isoform X2 encodes the protein MLRKAVILAFCTIIALQLPTTSAVNHGATIQPDDKKCLTNPDHPDCQQPQNNAPSDQRIEKGNSFLDSLRSRSRRCPFGTSFYTSQKRGMHQGSSNSKGLSNFYDSLTGPKGWEWLFGSDVYGKGQGTKGSGSGQNGNSQGGNSNGNSQNGNGQGSGGYGNSQNGNGQGSGGYGNSQNGNGQGSGGYGNSQNSQGSNNNENEEDEGSQGSNNNGNDEDEDSEESNSNGYDEDEYNEGSNSNGNGQNSQGSNGNGQNSQGSNSNGNGQNSQGSNGNGNGQNGNGQGGNNNGYDEDEYNEGLNNNGNGQNGNGQGSNGNGYGQNGQGSNGNGYGQNGQGSNGNGYGQSGQGSNGYGYGQNGQGSNGNGYDQYGNGQGSNSNGNGQNGQGSNGNGYGQNGQGSNGNGYDQYGNGQGSNNNGYSQNGQGSNGNGYGQNGQGSNGYGYDQYGNGQGSNSNGYSQNGQGSNGNGYGQNGQGSNGNGYDQYGNGQGSNSNGYNQNGQGSNGNGYGQNGNGYGQNGNGYGQNGQGSNGYGYDQYGNGQSSYNNGNGQNGNGQGSNGNGNGQSGQGSNGNGYDQYGNGQGSNNNGYSQNGQGSNGNGYGQNGQGSGNNGYGQNGQGSNGNGYGQNGQGSGNNGYDHYGNSQGSNGNGYGQNGQGSNGNGYGQNGQGSDGNGYGQNGQGSNGNGYDHYGSSQGSNGNGYGQNGQGSNGNGYGQNGQGSNGNGYGQNGQGSNGNGHGQNGQGSGNNGNDQYGNGQGSGNNMVESHGSNKLARSVAAKNSHKRHYMKREVSNQDNISAIKKLYYHRLRPRYRYSLIGQKTNKP